In one window of Streptomyces roseofulvus DNA:
- a CDS encoding cobalt-precorrin-5B (C(1))-methyltransferase, producing MSTGGGREAQLKHTGLRPGWTTGACATAATTAAYTALLTGDFPDPVTITLPKGQTPSFALTAESLTGGAAMAAVVKDAGDDPDVTHGAVIRSTVRLLPAGSGVVFRAGEGVGTVTLPGLPLEVGEPAINPVPRELMRAHVAKVAAAHGAPGDVEITISVDGGAEIARSTWNPRIGILGGLSILGTTGIVVPYSCSAWIDSIRRGVDVARAGGLTHVAGCTGSTSERTVTGIYDLPDIALLDMGDFAGAVLKYIRRHPVDRLTICGGFAKLSKLAAGHLDLHSARSQVDKGFLAELARAGGAPDPLVAEIADANTGLAALRLCEAAGVPLGDLVAATARDEALAVLRGAPVTVDVVCIDRAGTVVGRSAPAGP from the coding sequence GTGAGTACCGGCGGCGGGCGCGAGGCCCAACTCAAGCACACCGGCCTGCGGCCCGGCTGGACGACCGGCGCCTGCGCGACGGCCGCGACGACCGCCGCGTACACCGCCCTGCTCACCGGCGACTTCCCGGACCCGGTGACGATCACCCTGCCCAAGGGCCAGACGCCGTCCTTCGCGCTGACGGCGGAGTCCCTGACCGGCGGCGCGGCCATGGCGGCCGTGGTGAAGGACGCCGGCGACGACCCGGACGTCACCCACGGCGCCGTGATCCGCTCGACGGTACGGCTCCTCCCGGCGGGCTCCGGCGTGGTCTTCCGCGCGGGCGAGGGCGTCGGCACGGTCACCCTCCCCGGCCTCCCGCTGGAGGTCGGCGAGCCGGCGATCAACCCGGTGCCGCGCGAGCTGATGCGCGCCCACGTGGCGAAGGTCGCGGCGGCACACGGGGCGCCCGGCGACGTCGAGATCACGATCTCCGTGGACGGCGGCGCGGAGATCGCCCGCTCCACCTGGAACCCGCGCATCGGCATCCTCGGCGGCCTGTCGATCCTCGGCACGACCGGGATCGTCGTGCCGTACTCGTGCTCGGCCTGGATCGACTCCATCCGCCGGGGCGTGGACGTGGCCCGCGCGGGCGGCCTCACCCACGTCGCCGGCTGCACGGGCTCCACCTCCGAACGCACGGTCACCGGGATCTACGACCTGCCGGACATCGCCCTGCTCGACATGGGCGACTTCGCGGGCGCGGTCCTCAAGTACATCCGCCGCCACCCCGTCGACCGCCTGACGATCTGCGGCGGCTTCGCGAAGCTCTCCAAGCTCGCCGCCGGCCATCTGGACCTGCACTCGGCCCGCTCCCAGGTCGACAAGGGCTTCCTGGCGGAGCTGGCCCGCGCGGGCGGCGCGCCGGACCCCCTGGTCGCGGAGATCGCCGACGCCAACACGGGCCTCGCCGCCCTGCGCCTCTGCGAGGCCGCCGGCGTCCCCCTGGGCGACCTGGTGGCCGCGACCGCCCGCGACGAGGCCCTGGCGGTCCTGCGCGGCGCCCCGGTCACCGTCGACGTCGTCTGCATCGACCGCGCGGGCACGGTGGTGGGCCGCTCGGCACCGGCGGGCCCGTAG